A window of Pullulanibacillus sp. KACC 23026 genomic DNA:
CCGCGATGACCAAACTTCATTTTCTTCGTCGTCGCCCCGCTTGCTAAAGCAATGAGCTGATGACCGAGACAGATCCCAAAGAGCGGTACTTTACCAAGAAGCTCACGAACGGTTTCGATCACATGAGGAACGTCTGTTGGGTCTCCCGGTCCATTTGTTAAAAGAACGCCGTCCGGATGGAGATGTAAAATCGCTTGAGCGGGTGTTGTATGCGGGACAACCACAATATCAAAACCCGTCTTCAACGCTTCCCGAAGAATCCCTTTTTTCATTCCAAAATCCATGATGACCACTCGCTGTCCAAGCCCTGGGCTGTTGTACTCGACTTTGGTCGAAACTCGAAAGACTTGGTCGGTAGGAAACGATGTCTCACAAAGCTCCGCTGCCACACGTTCCGGATCCGCATCCATGTCGCAGAGACGGCCTTTTAGCGTTCCAAATTCTCTTACAAGTTTGGTTAAGCGGCGTGTATCGATTCCGGCAAGACCCGGAATCCCTTTTTCAACGAGCATGTCATGCAGAGAGTATTCACTTCGCCAATGACTAGGTACTTGCTCGAGTTCCTTTACAATCAATCCCGCAACCGCTGGAGAAATGGATTCAAAGTCATCACGATTGATTCCGTAGTTACCAATAAGCGGGTAAGTGAGTGTCACAATTTGGTCGCAGTAAGAAGGGTCAGACAAAATTTCTTGATAGCCTGTCATCCCTGTATTAAAGACCACTTCTCCTTGCCGAAGCTCAGAGCTGCCAAAGCCTTCCCCTACAAAAAAAGCACCGTTTTCTAAGATGAGCTGTCGTTTCATACACTCACACGTCCTTTCTCCCATACGATGTCCCCTTGATAGATCGTAAGTGTTGGCCAGCCTTCCAGTTCCCATCCAGCAAATGGGG
This region includes:
- a CDS encoding carbamoyl phosphate synthase small subunit; translation: MKRQLILENGAFFVGEGFGSSELRQGEVVFNTGMTGYQEILSDPSYCDQIVTLTYPLIGNYGINRDDFESISPAVAGLIVKELEQVPSHWRSEYSLHDMLVEKGIPGLAGIDTRRLTKLVREFGTLKGRLCDMDADPERVAAELCETSFPTDQVFRVSTKVEYNSPGLGQRVVIMDFGMKKGILREALKTGFDIVVVPHTTPAQAILHLHPDGVLLTNGPGDPTDVPHVIETVRELLGKVPLFGICLGHQLIALASGATTKKMKFGHRGSNHPVKDLDTGRFYMTSQNHSYTVDPESLSGTGLRVSHVAINDGTIEGLKHTEFPAFSVQFHPEASPGPEDSRPLFEEFKQLIEESKKKVGVLHA